A genomic region of Saimiri boliviensis isolate mSaiBol1 chromosome 20, mSaiBol1.pri, whole genome shotgun sequence contains the following coding sequences:
- the MOGAT3 gene encoding 2-acylglycerol O-acyltransferase 3 → MGVSTAPPPPTASKTPQKQHLEAVGAYQYVLTFLFMGPFSSLLVFILLFTSLWSFAVLYLVWLYVDWDTPNQGGRRSEWMRNQAIWRQLRDYYPVKLVKTAELPPDRNYVLGAHPHGVMCTGFLCNFSTESNGFSQLFPGLRPWLAVLAGLFYLPVYRDYIMSFGLRPVSRQSLDFILSQPQLGQAVVIMVGGAHEALYSVPGEHCLTLRKRKGFVRLALRHGASLVPVYSFGENDIFRLKAFATGSWQHRCQLTFKKLMGFSPCIFWGRSLFSATSWGLLPFAVPITTVVGRPIPVPQRLHPTEEEVNHYHELYMMALEKLFEEHKESCGVPASTCLTLI, encoded by the exons ATGGGAGTATCCACAGCCCCGCCGCCCCCCACCGCCTCCAAAACTCCGCAGAAGCAGCATCTAGAAGCAGTGGGCGCTTACCAATATGTGCTTACTTTCCTCTTCATGG gccccttctcctcccttcttgTCTTCATCCTCCTCTTCACGTCACTCTGGTCCTTCGCCGTTTTATACTTGGTGTGGCTCTACGTGGACTGGGACACACCCAACCAAG GTGGAAGGCGTTCTGAGTGGATGAGGAACCAGGCAATTTGGAGACAACTAAGAGACTATTATCCTGTTAAG CTGGTGAAAACGGCAGAGCTGCCCCCGGACCGGAACTACGTGCTGGGCGCCCACCCGCATGGGGTCATGTGCACAGGATTCCTCTGTAATTTCTCCACCGAGAGCAATGGCTTCTCCCAGCTCTTCCCAGGGCTCCGGCCCTGGTTAGCCGTGCTGGCTGGCCTCTTCTACCTCCCGGTCTACCGCGACTACATCATGTCCTTTG GACTCCGTCCTGTGAGTCGCCAGAGCCTGGACTTCATCCTATCCCAGCCGCAGCTCGGGCAGGCCGTGGTCATCATGGTCGGAGGTGCCCATGAGGCACTGTATTCAGTTCCAGGGGAGCACTGCCTCACTCTCCGGAAGCGCAAAGGCTTTGTGCGCCTGGCGCTGAGACATGG GGCGTCCCTGGTCCCCGTGTACTCCTTTGGGGAGAATGACATCTTTAGACTGAAAGCTTTTGCCACGGGCTCCTGGCAGCACCGCTGCCAGCTCACCTTCAAGAAGCTCATGGGCTTCTCTCCTTGCATCTTCTGGGGTCGCAGTCTCTTCTCAGCCACCTCCTGGGGCCTGCTGCCCTTTGCTGTGCCCATCACCACTGTGG TGGGCCGCCCCATCCCTGTCCCCCAGCGCCTCCACCCCACTGAGGAGGAAGTCAATCACTATCACGAACTCTACATGATGGCCCTGGAGAAGCTCTTCGAGGAACACAAGGAAAGCTGTGGGGTCCCTGCTTCTACCTGCCTCACCCTCATCTAG